A window of Tripterygium wilfordii isolate XIE 37 chromosome 7, ASM1340144v1, whole genome shotgun sequence contains these coding sequences:
- the LOC120001804 gene encoding protein CHROMATIN REMODELING 35-like isoform X1: MKKTELHFTGRKRKKVSSDEERKSKVSAKVIDYSDPFAVPNLLEALDHGRYGSVTKDIRALLARNLEVVSKLFSLYPELLNELGNVDGRDSKEISDYQKDTLIDLEDDSVTSRVPAAASPIVIIDSDDEEIRDWRLPAAPYLEVVLPKPTGESLTKDILVRDSSVTMTEINEVSLASEADIKKDKGVYVGVEEDGANLKKDKGVYVGVEEDGADQTEIEDDGLGDIWNEMTMALEVSKEVAEDPLGSEHLQEDEDCDHSFVLKDDIGYVCRICGVIDRSIETIIDVQFNKVKRTSRTSASDPWDTNDRESNVMAKFSDKHFTVTDISAHPRHMRQMRPHQVEGFNFLCNNLVADNPGGCIMAHAPGSGKTFMIISFVQSFLAKYPHARPLVVLPKGILATWKKEFRTWQVEDLPLYDFYTVKAEKRLQQLEVLEQWVENKSILFLGYKQFANIVCDDGTNEVSTACQEILLKAPSLLILDEGHTPRNENTDVLQSLAKVQTPRKVVLSGTLYQNHVKEVFNILNLVRPKFLRLDASKSIINRIMSRAHIPDSRKHVKASAHLAFYDSVEHTLQKDDDFTRKVKVIQDLREITREVLHYYRGDFLDDLPGLVDFSVVLNLTSLQKVEVEKLKKFERMFKRNSVGSAVYLHPALKSLENSAMTEDEKMDDMLKRINVKDGVKAKFFLNMLNLCQSANEKLLVFSQYLLPLKFLERLTVKERSWTPGIEIFVISGDSSFEEREFSMERFNNSPDAKVFFGSIKACGEGISLVGASRILILDVHLNPSVTRQAIGRAFRPGQKKKVYTYRLIAAESPEEEDHSTCFKKEAIAKMWFEWNESCGFRNFEVETVDIKESGDIFMESALLNEDIRALYRR, encoded by the exons ATGAAGAAAACAGAATTACATTTCACGGGACGTAAACGAAAGAAGGTGTCTAGTGATGAAGAGAGGAAGTCAAAGGTTTCGGCTAAAGTTATTGACTATTCTGATCCATTTGCTGTGCCGAATCTTCTAGAAGCCTTGGACCACGGAAGATATGGAAGTGTCACAAAGGACATACGGGCACTTCTTGCTCGGAATTTGGAGGTTGTCAGTAAGTTATTCAGCTTATATCCAGAATTGCTGAATGAGCTTGGAAATGTTGATGGAAGGGATAGCAAGGAGATTTCAGATTATCAAAAAGATACTTTAATTGATTTGGAGGATGACTCTGTTACAAGTCGTGTTCCAGCAGCTGCATCACCCATTGTTATCATTGATTCTGATGATGAGGAAATAAGGGATTGGAGGCTGCCTGCTGCTCCATATCTTGAGGTTGTCTTACCAAAGCCGACTGGAGAGTCTCTCACGAAGGACATATTG GTTAGGGACTCTTCGGTGACTATGACTGAAATCAACGAAGTTAGTTTGGCAAGTGAGGCTGATATCAAGAAGGATAAAGGTGTTTATGTTGGTGTGGAAGAGGATGGTGCGAATCTCAAGAAGGATAAAGGCGTTTATGTTGGTGTAGAAGAGGATGGTGCAGACCAAACTGAGATTGAAGATGATGGTCTGGGAGATATTTGGAACGAAATGACAATGGCATTGGAAGTTTCGAAG GAGGTTGCTGAAGATCCCTTAGGTTCTGAACACTTGCAAGAAGATGAAGACTGTGATCACTCTTTTGTTTTAAAGGATGATATTGGATATGTTTGTCGCATATGTGGGGTCATTGATAGAAGCATTGAGACCATAATTGATGTCCAATTCAACAAG GTCAAGCGGACTTCTCGAACTTCCGCGTCTGATCCTTGGGACACCAACGACAGAGAGTCAAATGTGATGGCTAAATTCTCTGACAAACATTTTACTGTGACTGACATCTCAGCGCACCCTAGGCATATGAGGCAAATGAGGCCTCATCAAGTGGAGGGCTTCAATTTCCTTTGCAACAACTTAGTGGCAGATAACCCTGGGGGCTGCATTATGGCCCATGCTCCTGGATCTGGAAAAACTTTTATGATTATAAGTTTTGTGCAAAGCTTCCTAGCGAAATATCCTCATGCTAGACCACTGGTTGTGCTTCCTAAAGGAATCTTGGCTACATGGAAGAAGGAGTTTCGGACATGGCAAGTAGAGGATCTCCCACTTTATGATTTTTACACTGTGAAAGCAGAAAAGCGGCTTCAGCAACTTGAAGTCTTAGAACAGTGGGTAGAGAACAAAAGCATCTTGTTTCTAGGATACAAACAGTTTGCCAATATTGTCTGTGACGATGGAACAAATGAGGTGTCAACGGCTTGCCAAGAAATCCTACTCAAGGCGCCTTCCCTTTTAATATTGGATGAGGGGCACACGCCTAGGAATGAGAACACTGATGTGCTGCAGTCACTTGCCAAGGTTCAAACTCCACGAAAAGTGGTTCTTTCAGGAACGCTATATCAGAACCATGTGAAGGAGGTATTCAACATCTTAAATCTTGTTCGTCCAAAATTCCTACGTTTGGATGCTTCGAAGTCAATCATCAATCGCATAATGAGTAGAGCACACATACCAGATTCAAGGAAGCATGTCAAAGCAAGTGCACACTTAGCTTTCTATGATTCAGTGGAGCATACTCTGCAGAAAGATGATGACTTTACTAGGAAGGTGAAGGTCATCCAAGACCTAAGAGAGATAACAAGAGAGGTCCTTCACTACTACAGGGGGGATTTCTTGGATGATCTTCCTGGACTTGTTGACTTCAGCGTGGTGCTGAATCTGACTTCTTTGCAGAAAGTAGAAGTTGAGAAGCTTAAGAAATTTGAAAGGATGTTTAAGAGAAACTCAGTTGGGAGTGCAGTTTATCTGCATCCAGCACTGAAGTCATTGGAGAACTCTGCAATGACTGAAGATGAGAAGATGGATGACATGTTGAAAAGGATAAATGTCAAAGATGGAGTGAAAGCAAAATTTTTTCTCAACATGTTAAACTTATGTCAGTCAGCTAACGAAAAGCTTCTAGTTTTCAGCCAATACCTCCTCCCGTTGAAATTTCTGGAGAGACTAACAGTAAAAGAAAGAAGCTGGACGCCAGGTATAGAAATCTTTGTTATCTCGGGGGATTCAAGTTTTGAAGAGCGTGAGTTCTCTATGGAAAGATTCAACAATTCCCCAGATGCAAAGGTTTTCTTTGGATCCATTAAAGCATGTGGAGAAGGTATTTCTTTGGTTGGAGCATCACGGATTTTAATCTTAGATGTTCATCTTAATCCATCAGTGACTCGTCAAGCTATAGGTCGCGCTTTCCGACCAGGCCAAAAAAAGAAGGTATATACTTATAGGTTGATCGCTGCTGAGTCACCTGAAGAGGAAGACCACAGTACCTGCTTCAAGAAGGAGGCAATTGCAAAAATGTGGTTTGAATGGAACGAGTCCTGTGGTTTTCGAAATTTTGAAGTAGAGACTGTTGATATAAAAGAAAGCGGCGATATCTTCATGGAGAGCGCACTTTTAAATGAAGATATAAGAGCTTTGTATAGAAG GTAG
- the LOC120001804 gene encoding protein CHROMATIN REMODELING 35-like isoform X2 — MATCRMNMRRLAFLLLRVKTVRDSSVTMTEINEVSLASEADIKKDKGVYVGVEEDGANLKKDKGVYVGVEEDGADQTEIEDDGLGDIWNEMTMALEVSKEVAEDPLGSEHLQEDEDCDHSFVLKDDIGYVCRICGVIDRSIETIIDVQFNKVKRTSRTSASDPWDTNDRESNVMAKFSDKHFTVTDISAHPRHMRQMRPHQVEGFNFLCNNLVADNPGGCIMAHAPGSGKTFMIISFVQSFLAKYPHARPLVVLPKGILATWKKEFRTWQVEDLPLYDFYTVKAEKRLQQLEVLEQWVENKSILFLGYKQFANIVCDDGTNEVSTACQEILLKAPSLLILDEGHTPRNENTDVLQSLAKVQTPRKVVLSGTLYQNHVKEVFNILNLVRPKFLRLDASKSIINRIMSRAHIPDSRKHVKASAHLAFYDSVEHTLQKDDDFTRKVKVIQDLREITREVLHYYRGDFLDDLPGLVDFSVVLNLTSLQKVEVEKLKKFERMFKRNSVGSAVYLHPALKSLENSAMTEDEKMDDMLKRINVKDGVKAKFFLNMLNLCQSANEKLLVFSQYLLPLKFLERLTVKERSWTPGIEIFVISGDSSFEEREFSMERFNNSPDAKVFFGSIKACGEGISLVGASRILILDVHLNPSVTRQAIGRAFRPGQKKKVYTYRLIAAESPEEEDHSTCFKKEAIAKMWFEWNESCGFRNFEVETVDIKESGDIFMESALLNEDIRALYRR, encoded by the exons ATGGCCACATGCAGGATGAATATGAGAAGGCTAGCATTTCTTCTTCTCAGAGTAAAAACA GTTAGGGACTCTTCGGTGACTATGACTGAAATCAACGAAGTTAGTTTGGCAAGTGAGGCTGATATCAAGAAGGATAAAGGTGTTTATGTTGGTGTGGAAGAGGATGGTGCGAATCTCAAGAAGGATAAAGGCGTTTATGTTGGTGTAGAAGAGGATGGTGCAGACCAAACTGAGATTGAAGATGATGGTCTGGGAGATATTTGGAACGAAATGACAATGGCATTGGAAGTTTCGAAG GAGGTTGCTGAAGATCCCTTAGGTTCTGAACACTTGCAAGAAGATGAAGACTGTGATCACTCTTTTGTTTTAAAGGATGATATTGGATATGTTTGTCGCATATGTGGGGTCATTGATAGAAGCATTGAGACCATAATTGATGTCCAATTCAACAAG GTCAAGCGGACTTCTCGAACTTCCGCGTCTGATCCTTGGGACACCAACGACAGAGAGTCAAATGTGATGGCTAAATTCTCTGACAAACATTTTACTGTGACTGACATCTCAGCGCACCCTAGGCATATGAGGCAAATGAGGCCTCATCAAGTGGAGGGCTTCAATTTCCTTTGCAACAACTTAGTGGCAGATAACCCTGGGGGCTGCATTATGGCCCATGCTCCTGGATCTGGAAAAACTTTTATGATTATAAGTTTTGTGCAAAGCTTCCTAGCGAAATATCCTCATGCTAGACCACTGGTTGTGCTTCCTAAAGGAATCTTGGCTACATGGAAGAAGGAGTTTCGGACATGGCAAGTAGAGGATCTCCCACTTTATGATTTTTACACTGTGAAAGCAGAAAAGCGGCTTCAGCAACTTGAAGTCTTAGAACAGTGGGTAGAGAACAAAAGCATCTTGTTTCTAGGATACAAACAGTTTGCCAATATTGTCTGTGACGATGGAACAAATGAGGTGTCAACGGCTTGCCAAGAAATCCTACTCAAGGCGCCTTCCCTTTTAATATTGGATGAGGGGCACACGCCTAGGAATGAGAACACTGATGTGCTGCAGTCACTTGCCAAGGTTCAAACTCCACGAAAAGTGGTTCTTTCAGGAACGCTATATCAGAACCATGTGAAGGAGGTATTCAACATCTTAAATCTTGTTCGTCCAAAATTCCTACGTTTGGATGCTTCGAAGTCAATCATCAATCGCATAATGAGTAGAGCACACATACCAGATTCAAGGAAGCATGTCAAAGCAAGTGCACACTTAGCTTTCTATGATTCAGTGGAGCATACTCTGCAGAAAGATGATGACTTTACTAGGAAGGTGAAGGTCATCCAAGACCTAAGAGAGATAACAAGAGAGGTCCTTCACTACTACAGGGGGGATTTCTTGGATGATCTTCCTGGACTTGTTGACTTCAGCGTGGTGCTGAATCTGACTTCTTTGCAGAAAGTAGAAGTTGAGAAGCTTAAGAAATTTGAAAGGATGTTTAAGAGAAACTCAGTTGGGAGTGCAGTTTATCTGCATCCAGCACTGAAGTCATTGGAGAACTCTGCAATGACTGAAGATGAGAAGATGGATGACATGTTGAAAAGGATAAATGTCAAAGATGGAGTGAAAGCAAAATTTTTTCTCAACATGTTAAACTTATGTCAGTCAGCTAACGAAAAGCTTCTAGTTTTCAGCCAATACCTCCTCCCGTTGAAATTTCTGGAGAGACTAACAGTAAAAGAAAGAAGCTGGACGCCAGGTATAGAAATCTTTGTTATCTCGGGGGATTCAAGTTTTGAAGAGCGTGAGTTCTCTATGGAAAGATTCAACAATTCCCCAGATGCAAAGGTTTTCTTTGGATCCATTAAAGCATGTGGAGAAGGTATTTCTTTGGTTGGAGCATCACGGATTTTAATCTTAGATGTTCATCTTAATCCATCAGTGACTCGTCAAGCTATAGGTCGCGCTTTCCGACCAGGCCAAAAAAAGAAGGTATATACTTATAGGTTGATCGCTGCTGAGTCACCTGAAGAGGAAGACCACAGTACCTGCTTCAAGAAGGAGGCAATTGCAAAAATGTGGTTTGAATGGAACGAGTCCTGTGGTTTTCGAAATTTTGAAGTAGAGACTGTTGATATAAAAGAAAGCGGCGATATCTTCATGGAGAGCGCACTTTTAAATGAAGATATAAGAGCTTTGTATAGAAG GTAG
- the LOC120001903 gene encoding BEL1-like homeodomain protein 7 translates to MATYYPNANNERDATPMLYLRESLPVSYPEAPILPGNMMMYMSSGSYTDAPTGNPQQSNNFIEMHSVEASNSTAQHQKILPNLGGSRMGEHDFNDWRDGRNEMLVMHSLAAPANLLHDGQNLQGQGLSLSLGTQISSGIQMPSIPYRNPNSGFSPFLGRNPSITGEEGSRNASSREENARNAEYMPTGVPGGSQDSNKGDLTPYGMSNMARTIPGSKYLKAAQELLDEVVNVRKALKQPNREKNQSSHEHGDKSTKEGDGDSKNVASTEESDNLSPSELSHAERQDLQNKLSKLLYMLDEVDRRYKQYFHQMQIVVSSFDVIAGCGAAKPYTALALQTISRHFRCLRDAITGQIKAARKSLGEQDDSENGKGVGIARLRFVDQQLRQQRALQQLGMMQQHTWRPQRGLPESSVSILRAWLFEHFLHPYPKDSDKIMLARQTGLTRSQVSNWFINARVRLWKPMVEEMYKEEIGDAEMDSNSSSENAARATKGDVKNSEDRGGEELQQSASSTATDKCSQGHLIDSKTDNVPDVEMAGSTARIDFQNVMQREVETEYGLLKSRNNQRVAMDDSNIFPDAMVHPHGGSDRFMATAAAAYHMSELGSFGGGSGVSLTLGLQHCEGGSLPMAGGSHHNFVSMRGDNIYGAPASSIGTETTDFECMNTGDRQQRFSSSHFLHDFVA, encoded by the exons atggcCACATACTACCCTAACGCAAATAATGAGAGGGATGCAACTCCAATGCTCTATTTAAGGGAATCTTTGCCTGTTTCATATCCAGAGGCACCAATTCTTCCTGGTAATATGATGATGTATATGAGTTCTGGGTCATACACAGATGCACCAACTGGGAATCCTCAGCAGTCAAATAACTTTATTGAAATGCATTCCGTGGAAGCTTCAAATTCTACTGCACAGCACCAAAAAATCTTGCCAAATCTTGGAGGTTCAAGAATGGGTGAGCATGATTTTAATGATTGGAGGGATGGGAGAAATGAGATGCTGGTTATGCACTCATTAGCTGCACCTGCCAACCTTCTTCATGATGGACAGAATTTGCAGGGCCAAGGATTATCTCTCAGCCTTGGCACACAAATCTCATCTGGAATTCAAATGCCTTCCATTCCTTATAGAAATCCAAACTCTGGCTTTTCCCCATTCTTGGGCCGTAACCCTTCAATTACAGGCGAAGAAGGTAGCAGGAATGCCTCTTCCAGAGAGGAGAATGCTAGAAATGCTGAATATATGCCAACTGGTGTTCCTGGTGGTAGTCAAGACTCAAATAAGGGAGATTTAACTCCATATGGAATGTCAAATATGGCAAGGACTATTCCTGGCTCTAAGTACCTCAAGGCAGCTCAGGAACTACTGGATGAAGTTGTTAATGTACGAAAAGCTCTAAAGCAGCCCAATAGAGAGAAGAACCAAAGTTCACATGAGCATGGGGATAAGAGTACCAAGGAGGGGGACGGAGACTCAAAAAACGTGGCTTCAACAGAAGAATCTGACAATCTCTCTCCAAGTGAGCTTTCACATGCAGAAAGACAGGACTTGCAGAATAAGTTGTCTAAGCTTTTATACATGCTGGATGAG GTTGATAGAAGGTACAAACAATACTTTCATCAGATGCAGATTGTAGTTTCATCATTTGATGTGATAGCAGGATGTGGTGCAGCTAAACCATATACTGCACTTGCCCTCCAAACTATATCCCGCCACTTTAGGTGTTTACGTGACGCAATTACTGGCCAAATCAAAGCAGCCCGTAAAAGCCTTGGTGAGCAAGACGACTCAGAAAATGGTAAAGGAGTTGGAATAGCTCGCCTCCGCTTTGTGGATCAGCAGCTCAGGCAACAGAGAGCTCTTCAGCAGCTTGGTATGATGCAACAACACACATGGAGACCACAGAGGGGGCTGCCAGAAAGCTCAGTTTCAATCCTCCGTGCTTGGCTGTTTGAGCATTTTCTTCATCC TTACCCAAAGGATTCTGATAAGATTATGCTGGCAAGGCAGACTGGACTGACGAGAAGTCAG GTCTCAAACTGGTTCATTAATGCAAGGGTGCGTCTATGGAAGCCCATGGTTGAGGAGATGTACAAAGAAGAGATTGGTGATGCAGAGATGgactctaattcttcttctgaaAATGCAGCCAGAGCAACAAAGGGTGATGTGAAGAACTCAGAGGATAGAGGAGGGGAAGAACTGCAACAGAGTGCAAGTTCAACAGCCACTGACAAATGCAGCCAAGGACATTTGATAGATTCTAAAACTGACAATGTTCCGGACGTTGAAATGGCCGGATCAACTGCAAGAATTGATTTTCAAAATGTGATGCAAAGAGAAGTTGAGACTGAATATGGGTTACTGAAGTCAAGAAACAATCAAAGGGTCGCCATGGACGACTCTAATATCTTCCCTGATGCCATGGTTCATCCTCATGGGGGCAGTGATAGGTTTATGGCCACGGCAGCTGCTGCTTATCACATGTCAGAATTGGGGAGTTTTGGTGGTGGAAGCGGCGTGTCTCTAACGTTGGGTTTGCAGCATTGTGAGGGTGGCAGCTTGCCCATGGCCGGTGGCAGCCATCACAATTTTGTGTCCATGAGAGGAGACAACATTTACGGTGCTCCAGCGTCCTCAATTGGGACAGAAACTACAGATTTTGAATGCATGAATACTGGGGATCGGCAGCAGAGGTTCAGTTCATCTCATTTCTTACATGATTTCGTAGCGTGA